Sequence from the Miscanthus floridulus cultivar M001 chromosome 16, ASM1932011v1, whole genome shotgun sequence genome:
ggttttctGCTGTAGCGATTGTCTTGCCTGatggaacttcaaaatgcatgcagactatcgtcagagggtcaaggcacagttcgatgtgctagagCAAGAAGCCCGGTCCTAGAGGAACAAATTTGATGTCGTAGTTGCTGGAATCAACCCAGTGCTCAACTGTGTCGACCCAGAAACTGCTCCTCAGCCCGATGGTAGGCCGCCATGTTCGGACATCATCATCGAAAGATGCAAGACGGCGTGGGAAagcttcaaaagcttcaaccatgAAGCCGTTATTACCACCGCTACCCACACCCTTGCTattgttcggtcccactatccagccactgacCTTGAGGCAATAGGGGGCGGGTACGCCGAGGGGCTGAGCGAAGCGGAGACCCAGcggctagaggatgaggtggaagatgcGGTGAAAAAGTTggccggcgatatagacctgttcgaAGAGACTAACGGCAGTGGCGAAGCACAATGATCTCCTTGGTagatatcatctgtaatttctggaCAGTATAGTTAGAATGCGCGAAAGCATGGAAAATACTTATACATATGATAACTattataaagtgcatgtgtatgcagtcagATTGTATTTCGGCGAAAAAATCTTCGTAATTACGACCGTAAGGTATTTATACGGAGTgtaagtagagtccgagcagttagtccgctattgacccccatggcctcagctagcccatagtccatgacgtcgagcgcggagcccgtgcacgtgtaggaagaataggcgtgaccaaggaaccgtagtcgaccacccataacgcagagcgcggagcccatagcacatgtagggagagatcagagactgggtcttctccatagaaagaAAAAAATGCGAAACATGTACTGCTCGGTGGttatcgaaataacttggagatataggtcGTATAGGCGGAGTACAAGCAAGTAGTCCTATATTGAACTCTCGGCCATGGCTGACCCATAGTCCTTAACGTCGAGCATggagcccgtagacatgtaggaaaaataggtgtgaccaagggaccgcatccgaccacccataacgcagagcgcggagcccgtagcacgtgtagggaaaaatcggagactgggtcatctccgaagagatcaaaaaaaaagaaagcaaGTTGTTCTTCGATCAAAAAATGTTTGGTGATTTAGGGAAATCGtgcttggcgatttggagaaatcatgttcggcgatttggagaaatcgtgttcggcaatttggaggaaacgtgttcggcgatttggagaaaacgtgttcggtgatttggagaaaacgtgttcggcgatttggagaaaacgtgttcggcgcaGTTACGTCGATTACGTACtggagttcgttatgaagtagcatataGCTCGGCGACCACAAGTGGTTGTTaatccacaatagagacaaaatggagacaagttatggagaccaaaaaacATTACTGAATATAAATTTGTAGAGTATATATCTGTAgtgttttaaggatagaaacgtataaggtgttcgatgtgccacaaGTTAGGAACAttgactccttctaagtcacttaggcgataagaacctggtcgagtaacctccttgacaacataaggcccttcccaaggggaagagagcttgtgcaaaccTTCAGTCCTTTGTTTCCTGtagagaacgaggtcaccgacagaAAATGAACGACCATTGAtgtttcggttgtagtaccttcgcaagccttctagatatttagctgtaCGGACACAGGTGATTAGGCGCTCTTCTTCGACTCTATCGATGTCCTCCGACCGAACAgcctcggcctgctcttcatcatagttttccaatctaggtgctcggaaagtaacgtccgctggtagtatggcttctgagccatagaccagaaAGTATGGAGTTATGccagtgctgcgactagcttgagtgcatagtccctagactatagctagaagctccttgagccatctgcccaggtgcttttcttctttctgatacaatcgcttttttagggcatcaaggatcatgccgttcgcccgttcgacctgaccgttggctcttggatgggcaacgaAAACATGTTTGATAGAGATGTAACGGTCTTCGCAGaaatcccaaaaatgatgactagtaaatgtagttccgagatcggtgatgatgctgtttggtagaccaaatctatggatgatatcttcaaagagctcaactgccttctttgcagtagccgaggcgagcggtttatattcaatccacttggagaacttgtcaatggcgacatatacgTATCGAAAACCACCTGGTGTTGGcttaaaaggcccgatcatgtctagtccccagcatgcaaagggccaggaagcttggatggtttgcagctcttgcgccggcacatgtatttgcttagcgaagaattggcatccttcacaacgtcggacgagatcttctacatcagtgatggctatgggccaataaaaactagctcaaaaaAACTTGCTGACCAATGTTCTTGaggccacaggaaccagagtgaatttcaagaagcagcttcactccctcctcttgggtgatgcatttctgtagtatcccttccttggcacttttcctcatcaagctatCATCCACCAACATGTAAAGCTTGCTCCGATGAACTAGGCGTTCAGTTTTAGTCTTGTTTGCGGGTACctcagcgctggtgaggtacttgatgaattgctccctccaatcggtgaccgGCGAAgataccgcaagtaccaactgctcggtagggggaacttcttcaacttccttatcttctttgatggatggcaccaggagatcttgaacaaaAACCCCCAGTGGGATCACAGCGTAGGAAGAACTGAGCTTGGATAGTTGgtcggcgagttgattttggtcacgtaccacatggtgatacacgatgccatagaattttccttcaagctttctgatttcagtgcagtaagcatccatcttctcgctggaacaggaccagtctttgttgagctggttgataaccagtgtGGAGTCCctgtacaccatgaggcatttgacaacGAGCATGatggctatacgaagaccatggagacatgctttgtattccgcggcgttgttggaggctgggaagtgtatccgaagaacataatgtagcttatccttggttggcgtaatgaatagaatgcatgcaccagcaccgttgatgttaagggcgccatcaaagtacatcacccaatgtTTGGGGCAAGCAGCGgtgatgggttcttggatctcggtccattcaacGATGAAGTCAgtgagcgcctgtgacttaatggtaggtctgcttctaaattcaatggaataggtgccaagctcaacaacccatttaatgatgctgccattggcttctttgttgcaaagaatgtcccccaaggggaactcagtgaccacggtgatcttgtagtattcgaagtagtgccggagcttgcgcgacgtagtcagaattgcatataacagcttttgtacctgaggataatgagttcttggctcattaagtacttcaCTGATATAGTAGAtcagacgttgcaccttgtaagcATGCTCgacttcctcgcgttcgacgatgaTAGCTGTGCTCATGATgcaagaagtggcggcgatgtatacGAGCAGAATCTCATCTGGCCTTGGCGCTATCATGATCGGCGGCTTTgtcaagaacaacttgagctgcttgaaagctgagtctgcctcctctgactaggaaaagtgctcgggggccttgaggagcttgaagaaaggtagccctttttcactgaggcatgatatgaagcggcttaaagcagccatacaacatgtaagcttttgtatatccttgacacatgttggccgtttcatattggtgatggcggagaccttgtccgAATTAGGCTCAATGCCTCGAGCACtaatgatgtagcccagcagtatactggatggaactccaaagatgcactttgaagggttcagcttccatcggtacttgttcaaattggcaaaggtttcttcgaggtcggcgataaggttgtcggctgtcttggttttgacaaccacgtcatcgatgtaggcttcgatgttgcggccgatctgctagtcgaggcacatctgaacggccctttgataggtagccccgatgttcttgagtccgaaggacatagttttatagcagtatgcaccgaaaggtgtaatgaacgacgTTTTTATCTGgccttcttccttgagggagatctgatgatagctggagtaacaatCAATGAAAGAGAGTAGTTCGCAgccggcggtagagtctacaacctcgtctgtccgaggcaagccaaaggggtctttagggtagtgtttgttaagattagtataatcaatgcacattctccattctttattcttttttcgaacgagaacaggatttgctaaccaatctggatgatacacttctttaataaacccgatagctaagagccattttatttctaccataatagcctccttcttgtctggcgtgaatcggtagagtttctgcttgattggtttggcggtcgacgagacattcaaggagtgctcgatcttctcccgtggtaccctcggcatgtctacaggtttccaagcaaacacattggcgttggcacgtaggaaggagacaagcacgccttcctatttggggtcaaggtgagccccaatcttcatggtcttggaggcgtcattgaggccgaggctgacctccttgatttccttggattTGGCTAAGGCacggggaagctctagctctgaaatctccatgtcatcggcgagTACTATCTTGGCTTCagcgaccatgctagccatctagatggagaggttggtggctttgtcgagagcgagactctctgtctcgtaggtATAGGCAACGGAAAGGTTGGCCCGGagagccaggactcctacaggcaaaggcatcttcatcaccagatacacgtagtgtggtatggccatgaatttggccagaggtGGCtggccaagtatggtgtggtaggcgatgtcgaagtcggcgacgtagaagttgatatgctcgatgcggtagttgcttgccgtggcaaactgtactagtagggtgatctctccaagtggtctggatgcccttctaggtaccacaccccagaaggaggagtctgagggtgtgaaatCTAATATCGCGAGGCCTAACTCCCTTAGGGCTCCGACAAAGAGTAGGTTtaaagcactgccaccatcaacaaggacttttctgaagagcaccttctggacgattgcatcgaggacgagggggaaacaccctgtatatggtatgtctgcccactggtcagacctgctgaaggtgatggggacctcagaccatgggcgatagctagggccggcggtagtttcttctaaaGCGATGGCGAGCACTCGTCGAGCGGCAAGCTTTCGTTCCCTTCGACTCTtagtggaggcaaggcccccgaagatggtggcaaccaccttatcatggtcctaaAAGGTGTTGTTGTTGTTCCTAGGTGGTCGGCaacctctggctccatcgttggtgtcgtcattgagcctcttgtcctggaactccctggctagaccaatgtagtccttcatcttgtgtttggcattcttgtggagagggcacgggccatcgaggatcttttggtactgctcgtcatagttacacttggcgcgaggttgactaaTGGCGGCGAAGATGTGTTCTGGCCAGCGGCGGTGATTTTGGCTAGGCCTatgtcctcctgttcgatcacggccgctatcgTGATGATAGCTATGGTCGTCGGGACGGCGGTCGCTGTGACATCGGTCATTGGGGTGATCATCGTATCGGTGAGGTGGtcgctgagtgcctgcatcctcattgaagcgcacctcggcttcctctgcatcggcgtactggttggtggtAGTTATCATTTCACCAATACCGATCAGTGGCTTATGATTGAATTTGTAGCGAAGCTCACAATGGTGGAGTCCTTGGATAAAGgcagtgatgacttcagcttccgtgatgttggggatagagttcctcatctcagagaaacGCTAGATGTAGCTGcagaggagctcagatggcttctggttgatgcggctaagatcgTGCTTCGTGtcgggtcgagtacacgtggccatatagttgtcggtgaaaactttcttcaactcttcccatgagccgatggagtccgacgcaaggctggtgaaccagctcatggcgggtggtgtaagcatgatggggagataatttgccatgatgctGGTGTCTCCTACCATGGCACAGATGGTAGTggtgtaagcctgcagccactgagttgggttcattcttccttcgtagggctcgaccctagtgatcttaaaaccatggggccattgAAGCATTCATAGTGCCCTTATGAAAGCCAGAGGCCCCTCAAGGTTGTCGACACCATAGTCTATGGCGTTGTGGTCGGGGATAGGCTTGAGGGCTGAGTCTGGGTTGCCGTACTCCTTCTCATAATCCTGGCGGCGACAcacttcgtcttcatggtgaCCAAAGTGACATTGCTTGATACGCCGCcgtgcatcccggaggttgctaagatgtactctagcatcctgctcgacatcctggtcatgttggtgatggtgttcaTCGCAATGCCACCTAGgtcccccctagagaggtagcgaTTGGTCAGCGAAATAGCTTTGACTTGGGCGGCGATTGGACCTCGGCGTAGCTGATCAGTGAATCatgcttgtggagcatgaaggtctctaatcctcgtggatctcattgacctgatagtgagccactttaagcatggcggtgatcttggtgagctcgggcatttgagggaaacgagcgagctcgttggtgactactgccaaattggcgcttggagtcttgaagacgtcgtggccatcgACGTAGAggaattcttcatcaaggtcatggtagagcgggagcggtcttccttgagagtcaaaccaattattccgagcagcctcggccctcgtGATGGCTGCCTTGTTTTCTCGCCACTACGCGTGGTTGATGTTTCGGTTCTCccgagcaacgcgctcctcctcggtttcgccattCTAAGGAGGGTTGTAGATGCTAATGTTGAAGATCACACCACCctagaagggtggaaggagaaattgatcagagaaggtttcagcgagggtctccatagagccctaagactcgaAGCCTAGAGTTTCTTCTAGGATGGTCTGGTGGTGCGCCTCGGGGCTCTAGCCTAAGTGTAGCTTGTTGACAGCCAGCGAGAGCTGGACGGCGacctggtcggcgagtttgccccttagggcatgctAGTAAGCGGTGGTGGCATTGGAgaatccgaagggtagggccgtagccCCTGCAATTTCCCGAGCACCCTCCGATAGATcgggatcagagggtggtcggtgctaaaCCAGAGTGTGTAGTGCCGATTCGGCGACGGAGAGACAATCGATGAGCTTCAGTCTGACCCGATCAATAGATTCGATTAGATCATCATTATTGatcggcctcctctggtagcgaggaagcagatgGTGAGTCATCGCTGAGGGAGACCTCGGAATAGGCTCTGAGATCAGATCTGTAGTTGCAGGAGTGGTGGTGACCGACACAGAACTGATCTGCCCCGGTttaaggagctctctgactctatcagcgttgatgacctaggagatggatccgaccgtgaagatctggcggGTCTACggaagggacaaagagcctacagaaaaagccatcttgttcgacaaggaaatagcatgcacacccctacctggcgcgccaactgtagatagaatatcgtcggcagtcctccgaggggtatcccatgaaggtagattgatcagcagaggagcgcgagatcaagaacaagaaggcaacagagacacacgagttagataggtttaggccatcagtatgacgtaataccctactcctgtggtctgttggtttgtattagcaaTCGTATGATATGTCGTGATTTTTGAGGGGGTCTCTGCCCACCTTATAtggtccgggaggcagggttacaagtcggttagatctaagcgataaccgaaaagtaataactgattacaggaatcttgggatcatacatatcctaatagatctcataatATCTTCAAAATATCTTCccaatgtcttgcggaaggcgccgaggaGAGtcgtgcctcacaaggcttcttcttgtgggctaggccacccctagaggcgcagcccatgtggtctgccgtgggtatccagggtcgtacaccccacattattggtagggtagagtaacttatcatgcttctcaccatatccattaaggtatggttgcgtcttttagctactccattctgttgaggctcgcccagtgtagaatactgggctactatgcattttcatgtaagaaccttgcaaaaagtctaggaacttggccatatggggtatgtcgaccgtagtactctcccccacggtcggaccttactaccttaatctttaagttgtgttgattttctacttcagccttaaatatcttaaatttatccaatgctttcgatctttctttaattggataaatataaccAAAACAAGAATAGTCatctatgaatattataaatgaatcataaccatccacactcttcataggaaagggaccacagatgtctgtgtgaactatttctaaaattcatgcgcttcatttgacatctttctttattttcttaacatactttctaTCGCGGAccgaataccggggtacccaaagaggaggaactaataaccatcaaacgttgatgcttctgatcagacaagaacgcaactacacttcttgcccaaatgactaaaaattggttccgcctcgcctgacccctgagggctagactcctcctcacccgacgtctaggggcagactccgctTCGTCCGATGACcgagggctggctttgcctcgcccgacgtctataggtaggctccgcctcacccaatgtctaGGAGCTGGgttttgcctcgcccgacgtctgagggtgggctccgccttacCCGACATTTGgggctaggctctgcctcgcccgatgtccgagggctgggctccgcctcgcccaacatctatgcgctactccttcataactatgcatgcaaataagatgggggcactcaagtcaaccacaataccaaggaccataccctgcatgcctaTAGGGAAGTACTATCAAGATATGaccagacgggcgctttaagTCCTTCCAGGCATGGcaaagcccgaacagtgttgtaggcgacgacttttgtcttacagtgttgtgggcgccgccatcagcccttggatgtggatcctgacataagcatatgacaaccactatgatccaggagggaactcacatcatctacagtaatgaacgtatggtcacttccctgtctactccccgtagggtcacggcTCGGCACCTTGGTATGCCACGCCGCTCGCTGGGgcaggatgggatgtgaccacttgctgaactaAGCCAGAGCACAGATCTATCAAGATCAGTGAGCGTGCTGTCCCTGTCATCATCTACCATGTTAGCGAGGCTAGCTCAGAGGAAAAGTAAGACCCAgcacctttgaaggaccttcttg
This genomic interval carries:
- the LOC136510900 gene encoding uncharacterized protein → MVYRDSTLVINQLNKDWSCSSEKMDAYCTEIRKLEGKFYGIVYHHVVRDQNQLADQLSKLSSSYAVIPLGVFVQDLLVPSIKEDKEVEEVPPTEQLVLAVSSPVTDWREQFIKYLTSAEVPANKTKTERLVHRSKLYMLVDDSLMRKSAKEGILQKCITQEEGVKLLLEIHSGSCGLKNIGQQVFLS